GCCTCGGCAGGCCTCGGCAAGATCGGCGTCGCCATGATCCTTGATCATTTGAGGTCCATCCTGGTGCGATAGGTGCGGTTCTTCCTTCTCCCCTTGTGGGAGAAGGTGGATGGGCGCGCAGCGCCGAGACGGATGAGGGGTGTTCCAGCGGAGTGAGACGTCGGCGTTCCCTGGAACACCCCTCATCCGGCCGCTGCGCGGCCACCTTCCCCCACAAGGGGGGAAGGAAAGGTCCAGCTACTTCACCGAGCCGGCCGTCATGCCCATGATAAGGTAGCGCTCGAGCGCGATGCCGATGATCGCCAGCGGCGCGATCGCCGCCGTTGCAAGTGCGGCCATCGACCACCAGTTGATGCCTTGCGAGCCGGTCTGGCTCGCCACCATGACGGGGATGGTCTTGGCGTCGGTCGAGGTCAAAAGCGCGGCGAAGAAATACTCGTTCCAGCACAGCACCATCGCCAGGATGAAGGCGGCGACCATGCCGGGCAGGGCGATCGGCATGACGATGCGGAAGAAGGCGCCCCAGATCGACAGCCCGTCAACCAAAGCCGCTTCCTCCAATTCGACGGGAATGGAGTTGAACTGGTCGCGCATGATCCAGATCACGATCGGCAGCACCATCAGCGTGTAGAGCAGCACGAGCCCGATGCGCGTGTCGAGGAGGGCGACTTCGCGATAGAGCACAAGGAAAGGGAGCGCCAGCACGACCGGCGGCAGGATCAGCTGCGACAGGAAGAAGAAGGAGATGTCCTCGTTCCTGAACCAGGCGAATTTGTAGCGGTAACGGACAAGGCCATAGGCGGCGAGGCTGCCGATGATGATGGCGAGAGCCGACGCGCCGACCGAGGTGATGACCGAGTTCATGAAGCGCTTGAAGAATTCGTCGCGCACGGTCGACGTCTGGAATATCGAATCCGGCGACAGGCCGAGCGAGCGCCAGCCCTTCCAGTCGGGCGTGAAGTCGACGAAGGGAATGAGATGGCCTTGCGTGACGTCGACCGCCGATTTGAACGAGGTGGTGATCGTCCAGTAGATCGGGAACAGGCACACGAATGCCCAGAAGACGAGCGCGCCATAGATGAAGACGCGGCTGGTGATGAAGGCCGCTGGCGAGCGGATTTCGGAAACGGTGTAGTCGGTGGTCTGGACGCTCATGATGCCGCTCAGTTGACGTTGCGCACGAAGCGACTGGCGACTTTCAGCAGCCAGGTCACGAACACGACGATGATGATCAGATAGGCCATGGCGAGCATTGTGCCGTAGCCGACATTCGACCGGTCGCGATATTCGCGGTAGATGAAGCTCGATACGGAATCGGTAGCGCCGCCGGGGCCGCCCGAGGTCAGCGTGATGATGATGTCGGCGAGCTTCAGCTTGAAGATGATGCGCAGGATGACGGCCGTCACCGACACTGGCAGCATGAGCGGAAAGGTAACCTGCCAGAAGGTCTGCCACGCGGTCGCGCCGTCGACGCGGGCGGCTTCAAGCACCTCGCGCGACATCGCCTGCAGGCCGGCAAGCAGCATGATCATCATGAACGGGATGAAGGTCCAGGCGTCGAGCATCATGATCGAGATGCGGGCTGTGATCGGATCGGAGAAGAAGGCGGGATTGTCCCAGCCGAGATGGCGCGCCAGCGTCGCCGCCGGGCCGAAGCGGTATTCCATCAGCGATTTGCCGACCATCCAGGACACCGCGACCGGTGACAGCATCAGCGGCAAAAGGAAGACGACACGGAAGAATTTGCGGGCGCGGATCTGCGCGTTGAGCAGCAGCGCCAGGCCGAAGGCGACGACATATTCGACCAGCACCGCAAGCACATAGAGCACCATGTTGAGCAGCGCGTTGCGGTAATAGGGGTCGGCCAGCATCTGCCAGAAATTGTCGAGGCCGTTGAACCTGCGTCCCGTAAACGAACTGAGGTTCCAGTCGGTCAGCGCGATGTAGAAGCCGAACAGGGTCGGGAAGATCACCATGGCGATGGTGAAAAGCAGCGCCGGCAAAAGGAACAGCGCGCGCTGCCCGTCCTCGCCGCGCGTCAGCACCTGCCAGGCACCGAGTGCTGCACCCCACAGGATGTAGGCATAGATCACTGGCCGCCAAGTGTCGAAGCCGACCGTGGACATCTCGGTCTTGTAGAGGATCTGCACGACGATGATCGTCAGCAAGCCGAGCGTGGCTGCGGCCAGCAGGCCCCAGCCGAGGCGCTTGCGGCCTGCCGGGATCAGGTCGGCCGGATTCGCCGGCCACGCATTCGCGGTCGAAGTCTGCTCAGCCACGCTTCTCGCCTCTTCGAGTCAGCCTAAATATGCGGCCCGGCGACGAGGTGTCGCCGGGCCGCGAGTTGGTCGAGACAGCCTACATGCCGAGCGAGGCTTTGTAGAGCTTGACCTGGTTTTCGCGTCCGATCTGGTCGGTCAGCTTTTCCCAGGCAGCGGCGATGGCGTCGGCGCCTTCCTGTGCCTTCATCTTGCCGGCGAAGGTGTTGGCAAGGATGTCCTCGGCGGCGCTGTAATACTGAAAGATGCCGGGGATGCGCGGCTCGATCGCCGCGTTCGGATGGTTGTAGCTGTCGGCTTCGGACTTCAGGTACGAGCTGATGAACGCCTCGTCATAGCCGGCCGCCACCCATTCCGGAATGTTGAAATGGCTGTTCCGATAGGGCTGGAAGCCGGAAGGATAGGCCGCGCACCACAGCGACAGATCCTTGCCGCCGAGATGCGCGGCGGCCGACCATGCGGCCTTCTTCTTCTTCTCGTCGGAATCGACGCGGGCCATGACATAGACGCCCCAGCCGAGATAAGCGCAGTTCGGCGCATAGTTCGGGCCGCTGGCGAGCTTGTCCCACTTGCCGGTCTTGGAGTTATAGACGTCGTCGGAGCCCGGCAGGATTGAGAAGCCGGTGACGTCGCCGATGACCGAGGAGTCATTGGTCTTCACGTTCGAGCCAACGTCGCCCCACCAGGGGATCATCGAGCCGGTGCCGGCCAGGAACTGCTGGAAGGCGGTCGTGTTCGGATCGGCGTTGATCTGATCGG
This region of Mesorhizobium sp. M2A.F.Ca.ET.046.03.2.1 genomic DNA includes:
- a CDS encoding carbohydrate ABC transporter permease: MSVQTTDYTVSEIRSPAAFITSRVFIYGALVFWAFVCLFPIYWTITTSFKSAVDVTQGHLIPFVDFTPDWKGWRSLGLSPDSIFQTSTVRDEFFKRFMNSVITSVGASALAIIIGSLAAYGLVRYRYKFAWFRNEDISFFFLSQLILPPVVLALPFLVLYREVALLDTRIGLVLLYTLMVLPIVIWIMRDQFNSIPVELEEAALVDGLSIWGAFFRIVMPIALPGMVAAFILAMVLCWNEYFFAALLTSTDAKTIPVMVASQTGSQGINWWSMAALATAAIAPLAIIGIALERYLIMGMTAGSVK
- a CDS encoding sugar ABC transporter permease, translating into MAEQTSTANAWPANPADLIPAGRKRLGWGLLAAATLGLLTIIVVQILYKTEMSTVGFDTWRPVIYAYILWGAALGAWQVLTRGEDGQRALFLLPALLFTIAMVIFPTLFGFYIALTDWNLSSFTGRRFNGLDNFWQMLADPYYRNALLNMVLYVLAVLVEYVVAFGLALLLNAQIRARKFFRVVFLLPLMLSPVAVSWMVGKSLMEYRFGPAATLARHLGWDNPAFFSDPITARISIMMLDAWTFIPFMMIMLLAGLQAMSREVLEAARVDGATAWQTFWQVTFPLMLPVSVTAVILRIIFKLKLADIIITLTSGGPGGATDSVSSFIYREYRDRSNVGYGTMLAMAYLIIIVVFVTWLLKVASRFVRNVN